From one Brachypodium distachyon strain Bd21 chromosome 4, Brachypodium_distachyon_v3.0, whole genome shotgun sequence genomic stretch:
- the LOC100833839 gene encoding auxin-responsive protein IAA30 has protein sequence MAAADLGFEATELRLGLPGGDGGEQARKRGFAETIDLKLKLEPAGEEEPAAAEEEVEVKAEVPESEEEKAADGGKMKRSPSQSSVVTAAAAAMADPAEKPRAPKAQVVGWPPVRSFRKNILQAEKSSSSSPAAFVKVSMDGAPYLRKVDLNMYKTYQDLSMALHKMFSSFTIGNCGSQGMNGMNESKLMDLLNGSEYVPTYEDKDGDWMLVGDVPWEMFVESCKRLRIMKGSEAIGLAPRAMEKCKNRS, from the exons atggcggcggcggacctgGGCTTCGAGGCGACCGAGCTCCGGCTCGGGCtgcccggcggcgacggaggagagCAAGCGAGGAAGAGGGGCTTCGCGGAGACCATCGACCTGAAGCTCAAGCTGGAgccggccggcgaggaggagcccgcggccgcagaggaggaggtcgaggtGAAAGCGGAGGtgccggagtcggaggaggagaaggcggcggacggcggcaaGATGAAGAGGTCGCCTAGCCAGAGCAGCgtcgtcaccgccgccgccgccgccatggctgaCCCCGCCGAGAAGCCCCGCGCGCCCAA GGCGCAGGTGGTGGGGTGGCCGCCGGTCCGGTCGTTCCGGAAGAACATCCTGCAGGCGGAGAagtcgtcttcttcgtctccggcggcaTTCGTGAAGGTCAGCATGGACGGCGCGCCGTACCTGCGCAAGGTGGACCTCAACATGTACAAGACCTACCAGGACCTCTCCATGGCCCTCCACAAGATGTTCAGCTCATTCACCATCG GAAACTGTGGGTCTCAAGGGATGAACGGCATGAACGAGAGCAAGCTGATGGATCTGCTCAACGGCTCCGAGTACGTTCCGACCTATGAGGACAAGGACGGCGACTGGATGCTCGTCGGCGACGTCCCATGGGA GATGTTCGTCGAGTCGTGCAAGCGCCTCCGGATAATGAAAGGATCAGAAGCCATTGGCCTCG CACCAAGGGCAATGGAGAAATGCAAGAACAGGAGCTGA
- the LOC100844715 gene encoding putative uridine kinase C227.14 isoform X1: MELPGSIVSPKAAAQARLLGPSPPAHLRRLASPRYISCRSFAVRNELARSMPSMSTGFLPRMLQPATQKKKQIATCYQRQGAPQIEAKSMEEVYDALAEHLLSVLKDVDHLDSKYIVGLAGPPGAGKSTVASEVVRRVNMHWSKKHATDSSLISNEDIATMLPMDGFHLYRSQLDAMEDPKEAHARRGAPWTFNPSLFLNCLKTLRKEGSVYAPSFDHGVGDPVENDIFVKPQHKIVIVEGNYLLLEENIWRDIRGMFDEKWFIEIDIDVSMQRVLQRHIGTGKEPDVAAWRISYNDRPNAELIMQSRKDADLVIRSVDFSS, from the exons ATGGAGTTGCCAGGTTCCATCGTCTCccccaaggcggcggcgcaggcgcggcTTCTCGGGCCGTCACCGCCGGCCCATCTTCGCcggctcgcctcgcctc GATACATATCCTGTAGGAGTTTCGCTGTGCGAAACGAATTGGCGAGGTCAATGCCGTCAATGAGTACCGGCTTTCTGCCCCGAATGCTCCAACCAGCTacgcagaagaagaaacaaatc gcTACATGCTATCAGAGACAAGGAGCTCCACAGATAGAAGCCAA GTcaatggaggaagtatatgaTGCTTTGGCTGAACACCTTCTTTCTGTCTTGAAGGATGTTGATCATCTTGATTCAAA GTACATCGTTGGTCTAGCTGGCCCACCTGGTGCAGGCAAGTCTACTGTTGCCTCTGAAGTCGTTCGACGAGTTAACATGCATTGGTCCAAGAAGCATGCAACAGATAGTTCACTGATTTCGAACGAAGATATTGCTACAATGCTTCCCATGGACGGTTTCCACCTTTATCGGTCCCAGCTTGATGCAATGGAG GATCCGAAAGAAGCACAtgcaagaagaggag CACCGTGGACATTCAACCCATCACTTTTTCTGAATTGCCTAAAGACTCTACGAAAAGAG GGGTCAGTTTATGCTCCATCATTTGATCATGGTGTTGGTGACCCAGTTGAGAATGACATATTTGTGAAGCCACA GCACAAAATAGTAATAGTCGAAGGGAATTATTTATTACTGGAAGAAAATATTTGGAGGGACATTAGAGGCATGTTTGATGAAAAATG GTTTATTGAGATTGACATTGATGTCTCCATGCAAAGAGTGCTCCAGAGACATATTGGCACAG GAAAAGAGCCAGATGTAGCAGCATGGCGG ATTTCGTACAACGACCGGCCAAATGCTGAGCTTATAATGCAATCAAGAAAGGATGCAGATCTTGTAATTAGATCGGTGGACTTCTCGAGCTAG
- the LOC100844715 gene encoding putative uridine kinase C227.14 isoform X2 produces MELPGSIVSPKAAAQARLLGPSPPAHLRRLASPRYMRSMPSMSTGFLPRMLQPATQKKKQIATCYQRQGAPQIEAKSMEEVYDALAEHLLSVLKDVDHLDSKYIVGLAGPPGAGKSTVASEVVRRVNMHWSKKHATDSSLISNEDIATMLPMDGFHLYRSQLDAMEDPKEAHARRGAPWTFNPSLFLNCLKTLRKEGSVYAPSFDHGVGDPVENDIFVKPQHKIVIVEGNYLLLEENIWRDIRGMFDEKWFIEIDIDVSMQRVLQRHIGTGKEPDVAAWRISYNDRPNAELIMQSRKDADLVIRSVDFSS; encoded by the exons ATGGAGTTGCCAGGTTCCATCGTCTCccccaaggcggcggcgcaggcgcggcTTCTCGGGCCGTCACCGCCGGCCCATCTTCGCcggctcgcctcgcctc GATACAT GAGGTCAATGCCGTCAATGAGTACCGGCTTTCTGCCCCGAATGCTCCAACCAGCTacgcagaagaagaaacaaatc gcTACATGCTATCAGAGACAAGGAGCTCCACAGATAGAAGCCAA GTcaatggaggaagtatatgaTGCTTTGGCTGAACACCTTCTTTCTGTCTTGAAGGATGTTGATCATCTTGATTCAAA GTACATCGTTGGTCTAGCTGGCCCACCTGGTGCAGGCAAGTCTACTGTTGCCTCTGAAGTCGTTCGACGAGTTAACATGCATTGGTCCAAGAAGCATGCAACAGATAGTTCACTGATTTCGAACGAAGATATTGCTACAATGCTTCCCATGGACGGTTTCCACCTTTATCGGTCCCAGCTTGATGCAATGGAG GATCCGAAAGAAGCACAtgcaagaagaggag CACCGTGGACATTCAACCCATCACTTTTTCTGAATTGCCTAAAGACTCTACGAAAAGAG GGGTCAGTTTATGCTCCATCATTTGATCATGGTGTTGGTGACCCAGTTGAGAATGACATATTTGTGAAGCCACA GCACAAAATAGTAATAGTCGAAGGGAATTATTTATTACTGGAAGAAAATATTTGGAGGGACATTAGAGGCATGTTTGATGAAAAATG GTTTATTGAGATTGACATTGATGTCTCCATGCAAAGAGTGCTCCAGAGACATATTGGCACAG GAAAAGAGCCAGATGTAGCAGCATGGCGG ATTTCGTACAACGACCGGCCAAATGCTGAGCTTATAATGCAATCAAGAAAGGATGCAGATCTTGTAATTAGATCGGTGGACTTCTCGAGCTAG
- the LOC100834149 gene encoding F-box/LRR-repeat protein 17, translated as MAATGSDATSSVPHPVAVAPPETSDAAAAALLRVEKKKARGSYNCGRCGMPKKGHVCPIPGPPAAGSALPPRRALSFDEEPPLLAVPLASASPALALPRPPEKKKARVDVAVVDLDDGASSDPEPAWERWVDVGLGPRRRVAGEVLVEVLRRLPPRAVAAAAGVSRGWRDSARRVWRAAEEIRLRAAGVGPVGALLPRCPALTRLVLRMESDVDATMLACLAFSCPNLQSLEISMADSAVNRMTGGELARFVSEKRSLSVLKVDRCSSLDFLNISSPSLSTLWLSDLSSLTKSVINCPNLKELSLDFAQQNNDSTDLISLMDSLGHTCPDLRNLHISSVHLCNEVVFALETANLRGLCMLSLLLGKKITDAAVASIVRSYASLELLDLSGSNITDNALGMISKTFPNTLTRLLLAMCLNITSCGVQMVAAQLPLLQLLDCGKSLCANTQPEAKRSSYFGDLSGGIRFCSKPQAVRKQQPTGQKLIIKHTNLRKLSLWGCSAIDALYVNCPELNDLNLNSCTNLNPERLLLQCPNLKDVHVSGCRDMLIGAIRNQVLNEFAMAEPRLPCKRLADGSKRVQVPHFMLEQLLEDEKSGGGACRIQCAVHLN; from the exons ATGGCCGCCACCGGCTCCGACGCCACCTCCTCCGTCCCTCACCCCGTCGCCGTCGCACCCCCGGAAACCTccgatgcggcggcggcggcgctgctgcgcgtggagaagaagaaggcgcggGGGAGCTACAACTGCGGCCGGTGCGGGATGCCCAAGAAGGGCCACGTCTGCCCCATTCCGGGACCCCCCGCCGCCGGGTCCGCTCTCCCGCCGAGGCGCGCGCTCTCCTTCGACGAGGAGCCGCCGCTGCTAGCGGTCCCGCTGGCGTCCGCTTCCCCGGCCCTGGCCCTGCCGCgcccgccggagaagaagaaggcgcggGTGGACGTGGCCGTGGTGGACCTGGACGACGGGGCGTCGTCGGATCCGGAGCCCGCGTGGGAGCGGTGGGTGGACGTCGGTCTcggaccgcggcggcgggtggctgGGGAGGTGCTCGTGGAGGTGCTCAGGCGGCTGCCTCCGAGGGCCGTTGCGGCGGCTGCCGGGGTCAGCCGCGGGTGGCGGGACTCTGCGCGCAGGGTCTGGCGGGCTGCAGAGGAGatccgcctccgcgccgccggcgtcggcccCGTCGGCGCGCTCCTGCCCCGGTGCCCCGCTCTGACAAGGCTCGTGCTCCGCATGGAGAG TGATGTTGATGCCACAATGCTTGCATGCCTTGCATTTTCCTGCCCAAACTTACAATCTCTGGAGATAAGCATGGCTGATAGTGCAGTCAACCGGATGACTGG GGGTGAGCTAGCTAGGTTTGTTTCAGAGAAGAGATCTCTCTCAGTTCTCAAAGTAGATCGGTGCTCTAGTCTTGATTTTCTTAATATAAGCTCCCCAAGCCTTTCAACTCTTTGGCTATCAGATCTATCTTCCCTTACAAAATCT GTCATAAACTGTCCTAATTTGAAAGAACTCTCACTGGATTTTGCACAACAAAATAATGATTCAACTGATCTGATTAGTCTGATGGATAGTCTAGGCCATACTTGCCCAGATTTGAGAAACCTGCACATCTCTTCAGTTCACTTATGCAATGAAGTGGTGTTTGCTCTTGAGACTGCTAACCTCAG GGGGCTGTGCATGCTGTCGTTGCTTCTAGGTAAAAAAATAACAGATGCAGCTGTTGCATCTATAGTTCGTTCTTATGCAAGCCTGGAGTTGCTTGATTTAAGTGG GTCTAATATCACTGATAATGCACTTGGGATGATCAGCAAGACATTCCCTAATACTCTGACTCGGCTCCTCCTTGCCATGTGCCTAAATATTACCTCAT GCGGGGTCCAGATGGTAGCAGCACAGCTGCCCCTTCTTCAGCTCCTGGACTGTGGCAAGAGCTTATGTGCTAACACGCAGCCCGAGGCAAAGAGGTCATCATACTTTGGTGATCTCAGCGGAGGGATTAGGTTTTGCTCGAAACCACAGGCTGTGCGGAAGCAGCAACCTACTGGCCAAAAACTGATTATAAAGCACACCAATCTGAGAAAGCTAAGTCTTTGGGGCTGTTCAGCGATAGAT GCTCTGTATGTAAATTGTCCAGAGCTGAATGATCTGAACCTCAACTCTTGCACAAATCTCAATCCAG AACGGCTGCTTCTTCAGTGTCCGAACTTGAAAGATGTTCATGTCTCTGGATGCCGCGACATGTTGATTGGAGCAATCAGAAACCAG GTTCTCAATGAGTTCGCCATGGCTGAGCCTCGCTTACCTTGCAAGCGCCTTGCTGACGGCTCGAAGCGGGTGCAAGTCCCTCACTTCATGCTAGAACAG CTGCTTGAGGATGAGAAATCAGGCGGTGGGGCGTGTCGTATCCAGTGTGCCGTTCATCTGAACTGA
- the LOC100834450 gene encoding disease resistance protein RPH8A, with protein sequence MEKVLVSAATGALQPVLGKLATLAGDEYKRLKGIRGEIDSLSRELAAMDAFLEKMSDAEEEPDPRDKVWMNEVRELSYEAEDSIDDFMAHAAAGDGSAARPDGFMGKIKGVVGRTKARHRIAKAVEDLKRQAVEVSERNARYRSSEPTTSVSNKRKVDRRALAIFEDASKLVGVDGPKKEVIQLLSGDGEPTQQQQQPPQVVAIVGAGGLGKTTVANRVYQELKRRFDFHAFLSVSQNPDIVRVMSKIFSQLNKKYSAAGTEDLLQLITKIRDFLADGNKRYFIVIDDIWKVETWNDMKYAFPITNSGSIIITTTRINVVAQSCCSSFSGHIYNMRPLDEVHSRQLFYGRLFNSEEKCPLHLKGISSQILEKCAGLPLAIIAISGLLADKASKKDKWEQVKDSIGRALRNASVDAMVNIISLSYLDLPRHLKTCLLYLSIFPEDHIISKENLIRRWIGEGFIHRQVGYALHESGEMCFNELINRSLIQPVIDKTFGHEVKSCRVHDTVLDFIISKAVEANFVTIVGVPGVHPDQRNKVRRLSLQNGGEIPAGLVISSARSLHVFGPNVKIPSLLESRLLRVLVYEDCWQLKDDHLAGIGNLLHLKYLRFNDARALRKIPEEVARLPHLEIDVLERGKLKEIPATIWQLRWLTLRGHDSKVPDAVAAMQGLQVLEVFNVYAQSTEFLVGLGQLKSLRMLGITFVMYRVGLYSKEEDVQTAKMVSSIAELSKAGLESLHIKIDKPSDRILEEDWFPESDPPSPYGLRELVIESVGLPRIPTWMVSLGNLEKLYVSMLRVGEEDMELLGGLPSLQHLCIHCWWGEDDESAEMEAAIKRAMEAHPNRPCYSVT encoded by the exons ATGGAGAAGGTTCTGGTGAGCGCGGCGACGGGGGCTTTGCAGCCCGTGCTGGGGAAGCTGGCGACCCTGGCCGGCGACGAGTACAAGCGCCTCAAGGGGATCCGCGGCGAGATCGACTCCCTCTCCCGCGAgctcgccgccatggacgcctTCCTCGAGAAGATGTCGGATGCAGAGGAGGAGCCCGACCCGCGGGACAAGGTGTGGAtgaacgaggtgagggagctgTCCTACGAAGCCGAGGACAGCATCGACGACTTCAtggcccacgccgccgccggtgatgGGTCCGCCGCCAGGCCGGACGGCTTCATGGGGAAAATAAAGGGCGTCGTGGGCCGGACCAAGGCTCGCCACCGAATCGCCAAGGCCGTCGAGGATCTCAAGAGACAGGCCGTCGAGGTGAGCGAGAGGAATGCCAGGTACAGGTCTAGCGAGCCCACCACCTCCGTCTCCAACAAGCGCAAG GTTGACCGCAGAGCTCTTGCCATTTTTGAGGATGCATCGAAACTCGTCGGCGTTGATGGACCTAAGAAAGAAGTGATCCAGCTATTGAGCGGCGATGGGGAGCccacacagcagcagcagcagccaccccAGGTGGTCGCCATTGTTGGGGCCGGAGGATTGGGGAAGACGACAGTTGCAAACCGAGTGTATCAAGAGCTCAAAAGGCGGTTCGATTTCCATGCTTTCCTGTCCGTGTCACAGAATCCAGACATCGTCAGAGTAATGAGTAAGATTTTCAGTCAGTTGAACAAGAAATACTCTGCTGCTGGCACCGAAGATTTGTTGCAACTTATCACCAAGATTCGGGATTTCCTCGCCGACGGAAATAAACG aTACTTTATTGTAATTGATGATATATGGAAGGTGGAAACATGGAATGATATGAAGTATGCATTTCCCATAACCAATTCTGGCAGTATAATAATCACCACCACTCGTATAAATGTTGTCGCTCAGTCATGTTGTTCATCATTCAGTGGCCATATATATAATATGAGGCCTCTTGATGAGGTGCACTCAAGACAACTATTCTATGGAAGACTATTCAACTCTGAAGAAAAATGCCCTTTGCACCTTAAAGGAATTTCCAGTCAAATCTTGGAAAAATGTGCCGGTTTACCTTTGGCGATCATTGCTATATCAGGTTTGTTGGCTGACAAGGCAAGTAAAAAGGATAAATGGGAGCAAGTGAAGGATTCAATTGGTCGTGCACTAAGAAATGCAAGCGTTGATGCAATGGTGAACATAATATCTCTTAGTTACTTGGATCTTCCTCGTCATCTTAAAACATGTCTACTGTATCTGAGTATATTTCCAGAAGATCATATTATCAGCAAGGAGAATTTGATAAGGAGATGGATTGGTGAGGGTTTCATACATAGGCAAGTCGGTTATGCACTGCATGAGTCAGGAGAAATGTGTTTCAATGAGCTCATTAACAGGAGCTTGATCCAGCCGGTGATAGACAAGACATTTGGTCACGAGGTGAAGAGCTGCCGAGTTCATGACACAGTTCTTGATTTTATCATATCCAAGGCCGTTGAAGCGAACTTTGTGACTATAGTAGGTGTACCTGGTGTACATCCCGATCAACGAAACAAGGTTCGTCGGTTGTCTCTGCAGAATGGCGGTGAGATTCCGGCGGGTTTGGTTATATCTAGTGCGCGGTCACTCCATGTTTTTGGGCCTAATGTGAAGATCCCTTCTCTGTTGGAGTCCAGACTGTTGCGTGTTCTAGTCTACGAAGACTGCTGGCAGTTAAAAGATGATCACCTTGCAGGTATCGGCAATTTGTTGCACCTCAAGTATCTGAGGTTCAATGATGCACGTGCCCTGAGAAAGATTCCAGAAGAAGTAGCAAGGCTACCACACTTGGAGATTGACGTACTTGAGCGTGGAAAATTAAAGGAAATTCCAGCGACCATCTGGCAGCTCCGATGGTTGACCCTTCGTGGACATGACAGTAAAGTACCGGATGCAGTGGCAGCCATGCAAGGATTACAAGTGCTGGAGGTTTTCAATGTTTATGCACAGTCAACTGAGTTTCTCGTGGGGCTTGGCCAGCTGAAAAGCCTAAGGATGTTGGGCATAACATTCGTCATGTACCGTGTTGGTCTCTATTCAAAGGAGGAAGATGTTCAAACCGCAAAGATGGTCTCTTCCATAGCTGAGCTAAGCAAAGCAGGCCTTGAGTCTCTGCACATTAAGATCGACAAGCCGTCGGACAGGATATTGGAGGAGGATTGGTTCCCGGAATCTGATCCTCCATCTCCATATGGCCTTCGGGAACTTGTCATCGAATCGGTGGGACTCCCACGAATTCCAACATGGATGGTCTCACTCGGCAACCTTGAGAAACTGTACGTCTCAATGCTTCGTGTCGGGGAGGAAGACATGGAGCTCCTGGGAGGCCTGCCCAGCCTGCAACACCTCTGCATCCATTGTTGGTGGGGTGAAGACGACGAGTCAGCTGAGATGGAGGCTGCCATCAAGAGAGCGATGGAGGCCCATCCCAACCGTCCCTGCTACTCAGTCACATAA